Within the Pseudomonas orientalis genome, the region CAACTTCGTACTCAAGCGCAAAACCTGCCAGACGCCGCAGCGTCTGATCGCGGCCTGGGCGTTGAGGTTCGAGACGCCGTTGCCGGAAAGCCCGCAAGGGATGGCTGGATAAGCCAGTTGCGATGCTATGCTTGATGTTTCGGAACAGGATGGCGAGAGAGTGATGAGTCGCCCGCTGTTCGTTTCACTGGACGGGCCCAAGGGCACCGGCAAGACTACCCTGCTGGAGAGCGTGACGGCAGCGCTGAGGGCCGATCATAAGAAGGTGATCCGGCTTTGTGAGAAAAACAGCGATCCCCACCGGGGTGAAACCATGGCGCTGGTCAACCGACTTGTCCGAAATCCCAACCCTGCACTGGAGTGGGCAGTGTGTGAGCGGTTCGCGGACAGCCGTGCCTGGATTTCCCGGCACGTGCTGCCTGAACAGCCCTCTGACAGCATTATTCTGATTGACCGCTGGTATCCGTCTGACGCGGCCTTTCGCCGGCTGATTCCGTTTGCGCAGATTCTGCAACTGAACATCGACCGTCACGTGCAAGTGCCGGACCTGCATGTCGGGGTCGTCACCGACGCGCAGACCTCATGGGCGAGAGCAGCGGCACGCCGGCGGGGACTCAACAGTACGGTGCTGCACACCCTGGAAGAACATGCCGCCTGCACCCAAGCGTTTGAACGAGCAGTTGCCGATCAGGGTTGGGTTTTATGCCGTAATGAAGGGTCGATCGAGGAGGCGACGAGGCGGGTAGTTTCCGAGATAAATAATGTGTTGGGTGGGCGCTAGTCCGGCGCCCACCCAGTGGCTGGGTCGAATCGACTCAGGGCTGCAAACGCCGCGCGCTCCAGCCTGTCTCGCTACGGTCGTACCGCAGCCGCTCATGCAAGCGTTCGCGCCCATTGCCCCAGAACTCCAGCGATTCAAGTCGCAACTCGAACACGCAATACCCCACGGGACGCGGCAGCGGGCCTGGCACGTCGGCCAGTTGCCTGGCGGCGTTGCGCATGGCCTGCACATCCTGCAGTTCCTCGCTCTGGTGAGACACCGACGACATTGGGTGCGTGGCATATGGGCGCTTGAGCCACGCCTCGTCAGCCTTGGCGTCCGGCAAGCGCACGGCCTGGCCATTGAGGATGATTTGCTGACTGGTTTCGCGCCAATACAGCACGCCCGACGCCCACGGGTTGTGGCTCAGTTCACGGCCTTTCTGGCTGCCGGCATGGGTGCTGAACAACACGCCGGCGTCACTGATTTCGCTGATGACCACGATCCGCGTGGAGGGCCGGCCCTGGCTGTCGGCGGTGGCCAGCGCCAGTGCCCTGGGTTCGCGGATGCCGACGCGGCGCGCACGCTCGAGCCAATTGTGCAGCACGCTCATGGGGTCGGCGGGCAGTGTCTGGTATTCGGGGAACGGTGCATCCAGGGTGCCGGTGAGAGATTCCGACATACCTTTACCCAGCAGCGGCTGGCCTTGCAGTGAGCTGTTCATAGCACGATGCTCCCCCGTCCGAACGTGACGCCATTGCCTGATACCTCGACCCGCGTCAGTTGCTCGGCGCGGCCCTCGGCTTTGGCGAACATCAGTGACGGGCGGCCGATTTCCACGCCCTGTAAGATCTCCACTGTCTGGCCGAACTCTATCTGGCCATGGCGCGCCAGATGAATCGCCAATGGCCCGGCCGCAGAGCCGGTGGCCGCATCTTCGACAACGCCGTAGGCCGGTGAAAACATCCGGCTGCGCCAATGCCGTCCGGCGCCGGCAAAGCAGTTGATCGCCATGTCGTGGAAGCTGGACAGTGCCCGGTGGTCGGGGTGCAGGGCCGACAAGGCTTCAATGCTTGGCAGGCCGATAAACACGTGGCGCGGCCCGTTGTGATAGATCTCGATGGGAAAGGTCGAGGCGCTGATGCCCAGGGCCTCGAGCAGTTCAGCGTCGCGGCCCAGGGCCGTCCAGGTCGGGATCGGCTGGTCCATGCTGGCGGCGATGACACTGCCGTTCTGGCGTTCCAGTTCAAAGGCGATGGTGCCCATGCGGGTTTCCAGGTACAGCCGGTGGTTGTCGGTATGCGCGCCCAGGGCGATGGCCGTCCCCAGTAACGGATGCCCGGCGAAGGGCAGCTCGTTTACCGGTGTGAAGATCCGGATCAGCGCATCCCCACCATTGCGTGGCTTGAGCACAAAGGTGGTCTCCGAGAGGTTCATTTCCCGGGCAATGCGCTGCATTTGCGCGGGCGGCAAATCATCGGCGTCAAAGAACACCGCGACCGGATTGCCTTCCAGCGGGACGCTGGCGAAGGCGTCGATGATGACGTAGTTATGCATGGTTTATCTCCCGGCGGCCGAAACGCTGCTGTCGACCGTGGTGTGGATGAGGGCGTGCCGCAGCAGATCGGCGATGATGCGCGGGCCTTCCTGGGTCAGCAGCGACTCGGCATGAAACTGCATGGAGGCAAACGACGGCCCACGCAGCGCATGGACCTCGCCGGTCTCGCTGTCGCGACTGATCTCGACGCTGCCGATGCCGTCGACGTCCAGGCGGTCACTGGCACTGCGGGCCGCGAAGGTGTTGTAGAAACCCACCCGCTCGGCGTTGCCGAACAGATCGATCTGTTTTTGCACGCCCTGGTTGGGAATGTCCCTGCGTTGCAACTCCAGGCCCAAACACAGGCTCAGCACCTGATGGCTCAGGCACACGGCGAGGAACGGTCGCTGCTGGCTGAGCAGGGAACGGATGGCCACGTGCAGATGATTGATTTTCGGCAGTTGCACATCGCTCGGGTTGCCAGGGCCAGGGCCCATGATCACCAGGTCGTAACCGTCGAAGCGGTACTCGTCGCTGAAGCTGCGCACCGTCACCACCAGGCCCAGCGCCCGCAGCTGTTTGGCGATCATCGAGGTGAACGTGTCTTCGGCGTCGACGATCAGCACCTGACGGCCGCTGAAGTCGGCCTGGGTCTGTTGCCGTTGCTGGCTGTCCATCAACCAGAAATCCGAGACGTAGGCGTTGCGGTTGGCCAATGCAGCGCGCACCTGCAGGTGGTCGCCGAAGCGCGAGGCCGGCTGGTTTTTCAGCGCAGCGATCAGGCCAGCCGCCTTGGCCCGGCTTTCGGCGGCTTCGGTCATCGGTTGGGAGTGGCGCACGATGGTCGAACCGACGCTGATCCGTATCTGTCCGCTGTCATCGATATCGGCGGTGCGAATCAGGATCGCCGAGTCCAGGGAACGTCCGCCTTTGCCGTCGCTGCCGATCAGCGCAGCCATGCCGCTGTAATACGCGCGGCCTTGCGGCTCATAGCGCCGGATCACGCGGCAGGCGCTTTCCAGCGGGCTGCCGGTGACGGTCGGGGCGAACAGGGTTTCATGGAGGATGTCGCGCACATCGCGACGGGTCTTGCCTTCGATGAAGTACTCGGTGTGCGCCAGGTGCGTCATCTCCTTCAGGTAAGGGCCGAGGACGTGCCCACCGTCTTCACAAATACGCGCCATCATTTTCAGCTCTTCATCGACCACCATATACAGCTCATCGGCTTCCTTGCGGTCGGCCAGGAAGTCCATGACCTCTGCCAGGTTGGGGCCGGCGGGCGGATAGCGGTAAGTGCCGCTGATGGGGTTCATCACAGCCAGCCCATCCTTGACGCTGATGTGGCGTTCGGGGGATGCGCCGACGAAGGTGCGACTGCCGGTGTGAATGATGAATGTCCAATAAACCCCTTTCTCGCGCTCCAGCAAATGACGAAAGAACGACAGCGCACTGGCCGGGCCGTACTCGCTGATCTCCGCCAGAAAAGTGCGCTTGATCACGAAGTTGGCGCCTTCCCCGGAGCCGATTTCATTGTCGATCACCTGGCTGACGATCTCGGCATAGCGGGCGTCGCTGAGGTCGAAGCGTTCGTTGTTCAACTGGATCGGCACGTTGGGCAGCAACCCCAGCAATTGCTCGATGCCGATGGATTGCTGCTCGGTAATCGTCATCGCCAGCAGCGGCGACTGATCGTCCACCGCCTCGAAGCCGCGTTCGGCGATCTGGCGGTAGGGAATCAGCGTCAGCACATCCAGGCGAGGCGCGCCGATCGAGGGGGCGGGCAGGTCGATATCGGCCAGCACCCGTGGCTGCGACATTTCGCCAATCAGCACATTCAGCAGTCCGGGACCGCTGGATTCGGGGCGGTACAGCAGGGCAAACGGTTCAGGCGTCGGTTGCAGGATGCGTTCCATGAGGCGCGCGGCGGCTTGGCTCATAGCACCACCTCATCGGTGGTGATGACCATGGCGCAACGGCTGGCGGCATATTCCATGGCCATCCAGTGGTGCTCCTTGCTGAAGTCGGCGATAGCGTCGACAACGAGGAAAGGTTGGATATCGTTGGAATACGCATCCACGCTGGAAATCAATACCCCGACATGTGCGTATACGCCACACAGGATCAACTGATCGCGCCCGCTGGCGTGCATGCGTTGCAGCAAGTCGGAGTTGAAGAACGCGCTATAGCGCCACTTGGTCAGCAGCCAGTCACCGGGTTGGGGGGTGAGGGCGTCGACGACCTCGCGGTCGGCCGGGCTGGCCTTCATGCCCGGGCCCCAGAAATCCTTGAGCAGCCCGCGTTGTTCCTCGTTCATGCTGCCCGGCTGGGCGGTGTAGGCCACCGGCACGCCGTTGTCGGCCGCCCACTGGCGAACGCGGGCGGCATTGCCCACGACTTCGTCGCGCAGGGCCTCCGGCAAGGGCCGCAGGAAGTAGCGCTGCATGTCGTGCACCAACAGCACGGCGCGTTCGGGGTCGATGTGCCATTGCGCAAGATTGGAAGGCAGGTCGTGGGTGGTAGGCAGAGCGTAAGGGATGATCGATGGAATGCCGGTCATGGCGACGAACTCCAGTCAAAGGGATGCAAAAGAGGGAGGAGGGCAGGCCTGCCAGGCCATCACCGCAGCAATGGCTTGCCCTGGGTTCAGGCGCGGGTCGCACAGGCTTTTGTAGCGGCTGGCCACCTGGCTCAGGCCGGCAGCATCGGAGGCGCACTCGCTGACGTCATCGGGGGTGGTTTCCAGATGCAGGCCGGCGGCCACGCCACCGGCCGAGATCACGGCCTGTTTGAAGGCACTGATTTCCTCGGTGATGGTCTGCACCATGCGGGTCTTGTTGCCGCAGGGCGCGACGATGGTGTTGCCGTGCATCGGGTCGCTGAGCCAGATCACCTTGTGGCCGGCGTGGCGCACTGCCTCAACCAGCGGTGGCAGGCGCTCGGCAACCTTGTGGGCGCCCATGCGGGCAATCAGGGTCAGCCGTCCGGGTTCGCGCCTGGGGTCCAGGCGCTCGCACAGACTCAGTAATTGATCCCGGGTGATATCCGGGCCGACCTTGCAGGCCACCGGGTTGAGCACTTCGCTGAGCAGCGCGACGTGAGCGCCCGTCAACTGACGGGTGCGTTCGCCGATCCACGGCCAGTGGGTTGAGCCCAGAAATATCCGGCCCTGTTCATCCTGGCGCACTTGCGGCAGTTCGTAGTCGAGCACCAGCATCTCGTGACTGGTCCAGGCGGGGGCGCCGGTGAGCTGCAGCTCGCCGGACGGCTCCTTCCATCCCAGGTGCCCCATGATGTCCTGGGCGGCGCGATAGCCGCGTACCAGGCGTTGCGCATCGTGCTGGCGATGGCCGTGGACGGCCTCGCGCCCGTTGACCATGTCGCCGCGGTACACCGGCAGCTCGACATCGCCAATGCGTTCACTGTGGTTGGAGCGCGGCTTGGCGAACTGCCCCGCGATCCGTCCCACCCGGACCACCGGTTGCCGGGTCACCAGCCGGAACGCGCCGGCCAGAATGTCCAACATCGCGGCTTTGCGGATCACATGATCGGGAGCGCTTTCATCCATGTCCTCGGCGCAGTCACCGCACTGGATGACCATCGCTTCGCCAGCCGCGACCCTGGCCAGGGTGGCGCGCAAAACCAGAATGTCTTCGACGCGAATCAGTGACGCGCTGTCCCTGAGGTAGGCCTGCGCATCATGCAGTTGTGAAGGTTCGCTCCATTGAGGCTGCTGGAACGCTTCACACTTTTGAACCCGTTTCAGTAAGTCTTCCATGATGCGATCACTCTCCCAAAAGATCAGACAGGAATGCCTTCACGCTTGATATGCGGCACCGGAATACCCAAGGCACGTAATTGTTGAAAAACGTTCATGAACTCGCGATTGCGTTTTACTTTGCCGTTTTCCAGTTCGAATGAGTGCAGGAAGTGGTTCTCGTAATAACCTTGCGGGTAACCAGGAAAGAGAATCTTGCCGTGGCCATCACACTCGACCCAGATATGGTTGGGGTCATCGGTTTCAAATACCTTGACGTTGTACCATTCCCAATCCGGAAAGCATTTGAGTGACCAGACAGCATGTTCGGCCAATTTGTTTTTGCCACTGATGACAATGGGGGCACCGGTGTCCGTGGTCCATAAGCCGCCTGAACCGTCTTCGGTAAATAGTTCATGTCGACGCAGGCGGTCCTGGCCTTTGGTGCGCATGTATTGTTCAACCGTGGCGCGGTTCTTGCGGCGCAGTTCAGTGTCGTCAGGGGTGAGTTGTTGCACGGCGCTATCTGGCATGTTCAATCTCCAATGAATAGAGGGTTTTATGAAGCGGGGATACCTTCACGCTTGATCCTTGGCACCGGGATGCCCAAGGCGCGAAGTTGTTCAAACGGGTTCATGAATTCACGGTTCTGCGTGATCTTGCCGTTGTCCAGTTCGAAGGAATGGATGTAATGGTTTTCGCAATGACCCTCTGGATAACCAGGGACTCGAGTGGTGCCGCGACCGTCACTCTCGACCCAGAAGTGATTGGGGTTGTCGGTCTCGAACACCCGCACGTTGTGCCACTGCCAGTCCGGGAAGCACCGGTGCAGCCACACGCCGAGCGCGGCCAGTTTGGCGTGGCCTTTAAAAACAAGGGGTTCACCGGTTTCGGTGTTCCAGGAGCCTCCACTGCCATCCGGAGTGAACAACTCATGCCGGCGCAGACGATCCTCGCCGTTGGTGCGCATGTACTGATCTACAGTTGCACGGTTTTTCCGGCGAAGCTCAAGCTGATCATTAAAGCCGCCAGATGAAAGCGAAGCAGGCATGGCGGTGCTCTCCTTAGTTGAGGGGATCTATAAAAATCAATTAAATAATTAGTTAAGGTGCGATGAAGTTGAACAGTTTTTAACGGTTGCACATTCCTGGTCATTCAGTGCGGTGTTGTTTATACACCCGCCCTTCCCGGCGTTGGAACTACGAGATCTTGTAGTGGCTCAGCCCGGGCGACACGCTGGGAGCTGTTGCATTATTATGAACGCGAGAGGTCATTCGTCGACTGAGAAACAGTGGCCTTTGGCTAGTTAGTTAGGTTAGATATAAAAAATAGTTCGCTAGTGCGAAGCAGTCTATAGCAGTTGATTTTGCCGGTTGACAGGTGCTCAGGTTGGTTTAGTCTCACGACTCCTTGGAGCGTTATAGGTGTTCAAAATGGAATTAGGACAGCTGTTGGGATGGGATGCTTATTTTTACAGTATCTTTGCACAAACCCTAAATATGGAGGAGTTCACGGTTGTTGCATTGAGGGCTTTGCGGGAACTGCGCTTTGATTTCTTCGCCTATGGCATGTGCAGCGTGACACCGTTCATGCGGCCCAAGACCTATATGTACGGCAATTATCCCGAGCACTGGCTACAGCGCTATCAATCCGCCAACTACGCGAAGATCGACCCCACGGTGAAACACAGTAAGGTCTCGTCGGCCCCCATTTTGTGGAGCAGTGAGTTGTTCCGGGACTGCCCGGACCTGTGGTCTGAAGCCAACGACTCGCATCTATGCCATGGCCTGGCCCAGCCTTCGTTCAACAGCCAGGGACGTGTCGGCGTGTTGAGCCTGGCTCGCAAGGATAACGCCATCAGCCTTCAGGAATTCGAAGCATTGAAGCCAGTGACCAAAGCGTTTGCCGCGGCGGCCCTGGAGAAGATTTCCGCGTTGGAGACTGATGTGCGTGTGTTCAACACCGATGTGACGTTCAGCGAGCGCGAATGTGATGTGTTGCGCTGGACCGCGGATGGCAAGACCTCTGAGGAAATTGGCGTGATCATGGGCGTTTGCGCCGACACCGTGAACTACCATCACCGCAACATCCAGCGCAAGATCGGCGCCAGCAACCGCGTGCAGGCAGTGTCTTACGCCGTCGCGCTGGGTTATATCTGAGGTTCATCCGTTGAGCCGAGTCGACCAGCAGGACGACTCGGCCGTTTTCAAGCGCTCTGCCTCAATAACGCCTCGGACATGAAGGCTGAAGGTAAGCGGGCGCCACGGTGGTGTTCACGGTGGGCGGAGAGCTTGATGGCGAGAATTTTTTCGTCCTGGTGCGTGATGACCGGCCCCAGGCGTTCGTAGTTGACTCCGTTGATCTTGTAGTAGCGCTCCATCGTGCTGTTGACGATGCCGACGATGGCATCGGCGCCCGCCAGGCTCGCAGTCTGGAGAGTTTTCCAGAACAAGGGCATCGCCAATTGCGGTTCGCGGGTGGTGAAACGTGTCATTTCCCAGATGGCCGGATGCTTGGGCGATGTGCCTGTGCAGGTATGGCTGAAGACGCCCTCCAGCAAATTGGGGAATACCGTAGGTATCAGACGGGCGCAGCCTACGATCGAGCGGTGTTCGTTGAACGCCAGAAGGTAGCGGGCGTGTTCGGTGTCGTATTGATCCCATTCATAACCGACCTGATCCGGCGGGATAGGTAATCGCCAGCCCAGTTTCTCGATGAATTGTTCATGCCGAAAGCGGCCCAGCATGATTTTGAGCTCGTCGCTCATCGCGCTCAGCGTATGCTCTTCCATGTGCATGGCAGGGTGTTCCTTAGGGGAGGGGGAGTGCGGATTTTTATAGAGGACTTGTGGCGGCTTAGCGACTACAAGATCTTGTAGGGTAAGTAGGCGTGGGTGTCGGACAGGGGGACAAGGTAGTGACAGGGATGGGATGAGTTCTGCCATCCGTGGAACAAGCGCGCAGTCGTTCCACTGTCCGGCGTAGATTTTTTGGCGCTGACGCCTAGCTCAAATCATGCAGATCTCGCCCGAGAGGCTGGCTTAAAGACCACTCAGAAAACTTGACCTTCAAACCCTGGCGCTGCGGTGTGCAGCACATGGGGCCGACCGTATAGATTTTCGCTTCTGGAAAGGGCGCAAGCCTGAGCAATGGCCAAGTCACCCCATCTGTTGAATACTGCAAGCGCAGCACACCCTCGGAAACGGTGATGCGAAGCCAAAAATCGTTCGGGTTGCCGGGGAAGCAGCCAGGCGCCCAGTCCGACTGGCCTTGGGTCAGCACGCTGCTGATCATCGGCGTTCCGTCATTGTTTTCTATGCCTGCCTTGAGCCAAGTCCTCTCATCGAGCCGGACCATAATGCCTGCTTGATCGTACAACTCGCGAAAGTCAGCGTTGACTCTGACCTGGGCCGTAAAGGCTGCTGAAGTAGCAAATCCCAGGAAATGCCCGCTATCGCGTATGAATCCGTAGTGCGTTTCGCGCCAAAAGTCGGTTTGGACGTCGGTCACTACCTCCAGGGAACCGTCAGTGAAGGTTTGGTAACGGTTCGGTTTATTCAGCCAATTAGCTTTGCGCCAAATTGACGATTCAAAGTCTTGAACGACCTCTGCAATTCGATTTCCATCCACCATGCTACCTCCAGAGTCTGTTAGCCGTACCTGCGTTGCACGCCAGGTCTTGCACTGCGCTGGTCCGACGCTGACCTACCTATCATTTGGAACGACCCACTACACCTTTAAGTCTACCTGTCTCAACTCATGGTTAAGGTACAGCGCAATGGATAAGACAATCACCGTCGATAAACTGACTACCACCGACCTTGAATCCATCAACGAAATATGGCTCGGCGGGACGCATACCCAACTATGCCTGTGGCGCGGCGAACAAACCTTCACCCACGAAATGATGAGCGAGGGCACCCACGATCAGAATATCCGACGTCTGTGCTTGCAGCTGATCAACCCTGACGATCAAGCCGCCGTGGCCAGCGTTGAGGCAATTGTGCGTGAGCGGCTGAAAGAAATGGGGAAGGAGGGCGAGTTTTATCCCGCTGAGGAGGCGGATACTCATCAATAAAGAAGGGAGTGTCGGCCATTGGTGGGAGCCAACCAAGGCCTGGAATCGTGAGAAAAACGTGTACAAATTGAAAAACATGTACAGTTTTTTTCATTCATGACGATATAGCTGGCAAGGTGCCATGGATCGGGCCCGTAATATTTATGAGTCCAATCGTCATGACTATCTTCTTCAACCTGCGCCGTGATCGCCGCGCGATTCAACAACTGGTAGCTGCAATCACTCGCGGTGTACCGCCACAGGTAGACGGGTGCGCTGAAAGCGCTGCAGTTCTCGATGCCTGGAGGGTGTTTGACTCACTCGATCGCGACTCCAAGTCTCGTATAGATGAGCTTGAGCGTGAATTGGAAGCAGCCCGTGAGATGCTTTCCGAGGCAGCGTCGTCTGCATCAGCCCATGAAATCAGGTTTGACCTTGTGAACCGAGCCTCCAGCGAGGGGCTTTGGGATATGGAGGTCGTGGCTGGCGACCCGGTGAATCCTAAAAATCGTTTCTGGTGGTCGCAGCAATTGCGCAACCTGCTGGGGTTCAGAGACGAGCGCGATTTCCCGAATGTGTTGGCCAGTTGGGCCGATCGCCTGCATCCGCAGGACAAACAGGCCACGCTTGATGCGTTTGCCCGCCATCTGAACGATAAGTCCGGCAATACACCCTACAAAGTGAAAAATCGGCTGGCGATGAAGGACGGTTCATACCGTTGGTTCTATGCCCAGGGAGAAACGCTGCGGGATGATCGCGGGATGCCTATACGTGTAGCGGGTTCGCTGCGTGATATCCATGACCAGCTTGAGCGAGACCAGGAGCACGACGTCATTATCACCCGATTTGAACTGGCCAGGGAGATGCTCTCGGACGGGTTGTGGGATATGGAAGTCATCGCGGGAGACCCGGTAAATCCAAAGAACCCTTTCTGGTGGTCTCCCCAGTTCCGGCGACTGCTCGGATTTGAAACCGTGGAGGAGTTCCCGGATGTCCTGGACAGCTGGGCATCCAGGCTGCACCCGGACGATAAGGAGCGAAGCCTCAACGCTTTTGGTGCTCACCTGAATGACCGATCCGGTAAAACGCCCTTTGATATCGAGTACCGCTTGAAAATGAAGAGCGGCGAGTATCGATGGTTCAGAGCCAGAGGTCAGACTCGGCGCGACCCGGCAGGCTTACCGCTTCGGGTAGTCGGTGCACTGGTGGATGTCCATTTGCAGCATGAGCAGGAGGCTCTGCGACAAGCAGAGGTCAAGCATCAACGCACGCTTGAAGAAAACATCGCTCAATTGTCGCAGATCGTTGGGACGATTCAGAGCATTGCCAGCCAGACCAACCTCCTGGCACTGAACGCGGCGATCGAGGCCGCGCGCGCGGGCGAGGCAGGTCGTGGCTTCGCGGTGGTTGCCGACGAAGTTCGCAAGCTGGCAACTCGCACGACGGAAGCCACCGAACAAGCTGCCGGGATGATTACTCGCTGATCAGACTGGCTGCTCTGCAGCGACCTAGGGTATCAAGCGTCTCTCGCGTAGTCGGTCGAACACGTCGAAAAACGCTTGATCGCTCGCCTGGTAGGCGGTGAAGCCCAGGGCACGGCTCTTCGACATATCCGTGACAACTTCGATGGGTCGACCCAGGTCTGCATCGGTATGCCATGGGGATATCAGGCGGCTGATATCGGATTCTTTCAGCCCACGTTCCGCGACTATTTGCGTCCATACGGCCTGGTCGTCAGCCATCTGTTGCTCAAGGGGGGAGGGTGAAGGGGGATAATCGGCAGCGGACAAGTCGAAGTAGTCGGCAATGCGGCTCCACATCCATTTCCAGCGAAACACATCGCCGTTGGTGACGTTGAATGCCTGATTGGCCGCAGCCGGCGTGGTGGCCGCCCACAATTGTTGTCTGGCCAACTGCCGGGCGTCCGTCATATCGGTGAGGCTGTCCCACTGTACGCGTGAACCGGGAAATACAAAGGGACGATTGGTTTTTTTGCAAATCGAGGCATAGACGGCGAGGGTGGTTGCCATGTTCATCGCGTTGCCCACGGCAACCCCGGTGACGGTATGCGGGCGATGAACGCTCCAAGTGAAGCCGTCCTGTTCAGCCGCAGCGAAGAGTTCGTCTTCCTGGGCGTAGTAGAAGTTTTCGATATCCAGACGAGGCTGGTCTTCGCGAAACGGTGTGTGCGGAAGGCTGCCTTTACCATAGGCTTCGAATGGGCCGAGGTAGTGTTTCAGGCCAGTCACCAACGCTACGTGCTCGACGCTCCTGGCCGGCCGAGTGGCGGTCAGCACGTTGCGCACCATGGCGGCATTTACGCGAATGTTCTCGGCCTCGGTGGCTTGCCGTGACCATGTAGTAATGAACACGTGTGTGGGTTTCAAACCCGCCAGCGCCTGTTCCAGCGAAGCAGGGTCCTGAAGGTCTGCCGCGACCGGGATCACGCCTGGTGCCTGCGACGGGTGCCTGGACAGCGCGGCGACCTGCCAGTTGTTGTCGATGAGTAACTGAGTGATGGCGCTGCCGACGATGCCGCTGGCGCCCACAACCAAAGCTGTATGGGTCATAGGTTTCTCCTGGATTCAGGTTTGGGAGTCCGTCCAAGTGACGGAGGTTCAACTGAATCTGATCCGTATGCGCGCCCCTTGATGTGATTTAACAACCTTTCGTGACCTTTTCGAAATGGGGTCACTAGATTGTCAATCCCGACGTGGGTGCGTAAGCTACAGCCATGAACCAACCCTCTATTTCCTCGCGCGGCGTTCGCGGCCCAGCCGATCATGACATTCGCGATCAGATTGTCGCTGCCGCCAATGCGCATTTCAGCCAGTATGGCTACAGCAAAACCACGGTCTCCGACCTGGCTAAAGCTATTGGTTTTTCCAAGGCTTACATCTACAAGTTCTTTGATTCCAAGCAAGCGATTGGGGAAGCTATCTGCGCCAACTGCCTGGCTGAGATTGTTGCGGCTGTCGAGCAGGCAATGGACGCCGAGGGCATTTCGTCGACAGAGCGCTTTCGACGCCTGGTCAAAACGTTGATTTCCACGGGTGTAAGCCTGTTCTTCAATGATCGAAAACTCTACGATATCGCGGCGTTTGCGGCATCGGAGAGCTGGCCGAGTTCGCAGGTATACGACGCCCAGATCAAGTGCTTCGTGCTGCAAATCGTGCGTGAAGGGCGGGAAAGCGGCGAATTTGAACGCAAGACACCGTTAGATGAAACCGTGGACTCCATACATTTTGCATTGCGGCCTTTCGTC harbors:
- a CDS encoding acyl-homoserine-lactone synthase, which encodes MHMEEHTLSAMSDELKIMLGRFRHEQFIEKLGWRLPIPPDQVGYEWDQYDTEHARYLLAFNEHRSIVGCARLIPTVFPNLLEGVFSHTCTGTSPKHPAIWEMTRFTTREPQLAMPLFWKTLQTASLAGADAIVGIVNSTMERYYKINGVNYERLGPVITHQDEKILAIKLSAHREHHRGARLPSAFMSEALLRQSA
- a CDS encoding SDR family oxidoreductase translates to MTHTALVVGASGIVGSAITQLLIDNNWQVAALSRHPSQAPGVIPVAADLQDPASLEQALAGLKPTHVFITTWSRQATEAENIRVNAAMVRNVLTATRPARSVEHVALVTGLKHYLGPFEAYGKGSLPHTPFREDQPRLDIENFYYAQEDELFAAAEQDGFTWSVHRPHTVTGVAVGNAMNMATTLAVYASICKKTNRPFVFPGSRVQWDSLTDMTDARQLARQQLWAATTPAAANQAFNVTNGDVFRWKWMWSRIADYFDLSAADYPPSPSPLEQQMADDQAVWTQIVAERGLKESDISRLISPWHTDADLGRPIEVVTDMSKSRALGFTAYQASDQAFFDVFDRLRERRLIP
- a CDS encoding autoinducer binding domain-containing protein: MELGQLLGWDAYFYSIFAQTLNMEEFTVVALRALRELRFDFFAYGMCSVTPFMRPKTYMYGNYPEHWLQRYQSANYAKIDPTVKHSKVSSAPILWSSELFRDCPDLWSEANDSHLCHGLAQPSFNSQGRVGVLSLARKDNAISLQEFEALKPVTKAFAAAALEKISALETDVRVFNTDVTFSERECDVLRWTADGKTSEEIGVIMGVCADTVNYHHRNIQRKIGASNRVQAVSYAVALGYI
- a CDS encoding DUF1349 domain-containing protein, which produces MWRKANWLNKPNRYQTFTDGSLEVVTDVQTDFWRETHYGFIRDSGHFLGFATSAAFTAQVRVNADFRELYDQAGIMVRLDERTWLKAGIENNDGTPMISSVLTQGQSDWAPGCFPGNPNDFWLRITVSEGVLRLQYSTDGVTWPLLRLAPFPEAKIYTVGPMCCTPQRQGLKVKFSEWSLSQPLGRDLHDLS
- a CDS encoding TetR/AcrR family transcriptional regulator, with product MNQPSISSRGVRGPADHDIRDQIVAAANAHFSQYGYSKTTVSDLAKAIGFSKAYIYKFFDSKQAIGEAICANCLAEIVAAVEQAMDAEGISSTERFRRLVKTLISTGVSLFFNDRKLYDIAAFAASESWPSSQVYDAQIKCFVLQIVREGRESGEFERKTPLDETVDSIHFALRPFVNPLLLQYNLDFVETAPTLTSNLILRSLMP